Proteins co-encoded in one Pseudopipra pipra isolate bDixPip1 chromosome 12, bDixPip1.hap1, whole genome shotgun sequence genomic window:
- the CD276 gene encoding CD276 antigen isoform X1 — MLGMQQSFGWCQAGGEPPPRFCDGLRALVPGEKAPCEDSPGCACSRFLIQTLLLPRMFFLLLVLGVLAGAMEIQVPDEPVVALFGQDATLRCSFSPEANFSLDDLSLIWQLTDTKRLVHRFSGGRDQLEDQGRVYTNRTSLFYDQLPQGNVSLLLRRVEIADEGSFTCFVRVRDYNSAAVTLQVAAPYSKPSVHLEPSKDLKPGDLAVVTCHASRGYPEASVLWQDSRGSNITENITTSQVANEEGLFDVHSVLQVLVEPSITYSCLVQNLVLQQHGHASVTITGQHLAFPAAALWVTVGLAICVLGLLVVLAYVCHKKIRESCEEEEENAGTEEQDEEGEEPKTALQLLKSAESKEDNEQEID, encoded by the exons ATGCTGGGGATGCAGCAATCCTTTGGCTGGTGCCAGGCTGGAGGTGAACCCCCTCCCAGGTTTTGTGACGGG ctcAGAGCTCTTGTTCCAGGAGAGAAGGCTCCCTGTGAGGactccccaggctgtgcttgctCCCGCTTTCTTATCCAGACTTTGCTTCTGCCAAGGATGTTCTTCCTGCTGCTTGTCCTGGGAGTGCTGGCAG GTGCCATGGAGATCCAGGTCCCGGATGAGCCCGTGGTGGCTCTTTTTGGCCAGGACGCCACCCTGCGCTGCTCCTTCTCCCCCGAGGCCAACTTCAGCCTGGACGACCTGAGCCTCATCTGGCAGCTGACAGACACCAAGCGCTTGGTCCACAGGTTCTCCGGTGGCCGGGACCAGCTGGAAGACCAGGGCAGGGTCTACACCAACCGTACATCCCTCTTCTATGaccagctgccccagggcaacgTGTCCCTGCTGCTGCGGCGCGTGGAGATCGCGGACGAGGGCAGCTTCACCTGCTTCGTGCGCGTCCGCGACTACAACAGCGCCGCGGTGACGCTGCAGGTGGCAG CTCCCTACTCTAAGCCCAGTGTGCACCTGGAGCCCAGCAAGGACTTGAAGCCAGGTGACCTGGCCGTCGTGACGTGCCACGCTTCCCGCGGCTACCCCGAGGCCAGCGTGCTCTGGCAGGACAGCCGGGGCAGCAACATCACGGAGAACATCACCACGTCCCAGGTGGCCAACGAGGAAGGTCTCTTTGATGTGCACAGCGTCCTCCAGGTGCTGGTGGAGCCCAGCATCACCTACTCCTGCCTGGTGCAGAacctggtgctgcagcagcacggCCACGCGTCCGTCACCATCACGG GCCAGCACCTCGCCTTCCCCGCCGCCGCGCTCTGGGTCACGGTGGGACTCGCCATCTGCGTCCTGGGGCTGCTCGTCGTCCTGGCCTACGTGTGCCACAAGAAAATCCGGGAGagctgcgaggaagaggaggaaaacgCAG